A section of the Apodemus sylvaticus chromosome 10, mApoSyl1.1, whole genome shotgun sequence genome encodes:
- the LOC127693896 gene encoding heparan sulfate glucosamine 3-O-sulfotransferase 3B1 yields MGQRLSGGRSCLDVPGRFLPQPPPPPPPVRRKLALLFAMLCIWLYMFLYSCAGSCTAAPGLLLLGSGSRATHAQPALLTAPNETSPRMAFRAPPANSLAAGKDKTVGAGSQEEQSPEAPDSPSPISSFFSGAGSKQLPQAIIIGVKKGGTRALLEFLRVHPDVRAVGAEPHFFDRSYHKGLAWYRDLMPRTLEGQITMEKTPSYFVTREAPARISAMSKDTKLIVVVRDPVTRAISDYTQTLSKRPDIPSFESLTFRNRSAGLIDTSWSAIQIGLYAKHLEPWLRHFPLGQMLFVSGERLVSDPAGELRRVQDFLGLKRIITDKHFYFNQTKGFPCLKKAEGSGKPHCLGKTKGRAHPTIAREVLRQLRDFYRPFNRKFYQMTGRDFGWD; encoded by the exons ATGGGGCAGCGCCTGAGCGGCGGCCGGTCCTGCCTCGATGTCCCGGGCCGGTTcctgccgcagccgccgccgcccccgccgCCGGTGAGGAGGAAGCTCGCGCTGCTCTTCGCCATGCTTTGCATCTGGCTGTACATGTTCTTGTACTCGTGCGCCGGCTCCTGTACTGCCGCTCCCGGCCTGCTGCTCCTGGGCTCGGGGTCCCGCGCCACTCACGCTCAGCCAGCCCTGCTCACAGCTCCGAATGAGACATCCCCTAGGATGGCCTTCCGGGCACCTCCGGCCAACTCACTGGCTGCAGGCAAGGATAAGACAGTAGGCGCCGGGAGCCAGGAGGAGCAGAGTCCAGAGGCGCCGGACTCCCCCAGTCCCATCTCCAGCTTCTTCAGCGGCGCTGGGAGCAAGCAGCTGCCGCAGGCCATCATCATCGGCGTGAAGAAGGGTGGCACGCGGGCGTTGCTGGAGTTTCTGCGAGTGCACCCCGACGTGCGCGCCGTGGGCGCCGAGCCCCACTTTTTCGACCGCAGCTACCATAAGGGTCTTGCCTGGTACCG GGACTTGATGCCCAGAACCCTTGAGGGACAGATCACGATGGAGAAGACGCCCAGTTACTTTGTGACCCGGGAGGCACCCGCGCGCATCTCGGCCATGTCTAAGGACACCAAGCTCATCGTGGTGGTGCGCGACCCGGTGACCAGGGCCATCTCGGACTACACGCAGACGCTTTCCAAGCGGCCGGACATCCCCAGCTTCGAGAGCCTGACGTTCCGCAACCGCAGCGCGGGCCTCATAGACACGTCCTGGAGCGCCATCCAGATCGGTCTGTACGCCAAGCACCTGGAGCCCTGGCTGCGCCACTTCCCCCTCGGCCAGATGCTCTTTGTGAGCGGGGAGCGGCTGGTCAGCGACCCGGCCGGCGAGCTGCGCCGCGTGCAGGATTTCCTGGGCCTCAAGCGCATCATCACCGACAAGCACTTCTACTTCAACCAGACCAAGGGCTTCCCGTGCCTCAAGAAGGCGGAGGGCAGCGGCAAGCCGCACTGCCTGGGCAAGACTAAGGGCCGCGCGCACCCCACCATCGCGCGCGAGGTGCTGCGGCAGCTGCGTGACTTTTACCGGCCCTTCAACCGCAAGTTCTACCAGATGACCGGCCGCGACTTCGGCTGGGACTGA